A genomic region of Runella rosea contains the following coding sequences:
- a CDS encoding DoxX family protein, protein MKTVLSKIITPVYTSTWYSDLLLAIPRVVGCYFLMVNFGGSKFPTPDWFVEDVSKFGGIFALFPTFFAWAAVLAETFGGALLVLGLGTRLAGSIVACTMLVAIFFQKWGGEVWGMLPAMGFLWISLYAIVMGSGRFGLDHFISQKFK, encoded by the coding sequence ATGAAAACAGTACTCTCTAAAATCATCACGCCTGTTTATACCTCCACTTGGTATTCAGATTTATTATTGGCCATTCCACGCGTTGTAGGGTGCTATTTTCTTATGGTCAATTTTGGCGGCAGTAAGTTTCCTACTCCCGATTGGTTTGTAGAAGACGTATCTAAATTTGGTGGGATATTCGCGTTATTCCCTACTTTTTTTGCGTGGGCCGCAGTATTGGCGGAAACCTTTGGCGGGGCGCTGTTGGTGCTTGGTTTGGGTACACGTTTGGCAGGTTCTATTGTAGCTTGCACAATGTTGGTCGCTATTTTCTTCCAAAAATGGGGCGGAGAAGTGTGGGGAATGTTGCCTGCGATGGGCTTTCTCTGGATTTCACTCTACGCCATTGTGATGGGTTCGGGAAGGTTTGGTTTAGACCATTTCATATCTCAAAAATTTAAATAA
- a CDS encoding GSCFA domain-containing protein — protein MHFRTEISLAQSNEKIILQTPILTVGSCFAEVIGQKLVDNKIPTLANPFGTIFNPLSITKLLRQSITQQLPDENLYVENQGVWFHYDFHSSCWAPTKEALTLQLTQQLQRVREWLLGTKWLIITFGTAYVYQQIATQCIVANCHKVPSKQFRRELLSIEAIVKDFRDICSLLRSENPSIAVILTVSPVRHTRDTLPLNAVSKSILRVACHELSETLANVHYFPAYELLLDDLRDYRFYKPDLIHPNETAEQYIFQRFSETYFDDSLKQFVREWQKLKQEMTHRPLHPNSAAHKQFLENLLKKLQKIRTNVGVDDEITFVEQQLQALEN, from the coding sequence GTGCATTTTCGAACCGAAATTTCCCTTGCTCAAAGTAACGAAAAAATCATCCTTCAAACGCCTATTTTGACGGTAGGGTCGTGTTTTGCGGAAGTGATTGGACAAAAATTGGTTGATAACAAAATCCCTACACTGGCTAACCCCTTCGGGACCATTTTTAACCCACTTTCCATTACAAAACTCCTACGGCAGTCCATCACCCAGCAACTTCCCGACGAAAATTTATACGTTGAAAATCAAGGTGTCTGGTTTCATTATGACTTTCACTCTTCCTGCTGGGCTCCCACTAAAGAAGCCCTTACTTTACAATTGACGCAGCAATTACAGCGGGTACGGGAGTGGCTCTTGGGTACTAAGTGGTTGATTATTACCTTCGGAACAGCGTATGTTTATCAGCAAATAGCCACCCAATGTATCGTTGCCAATTGCCACAAAGTGCCCAGTAAACAGTTTAGGCGCGAGCTTTTATCCATAGAGGCCATTGTAAAAGATTTCAGAGATATTTGCTCATTACTCCGTTCTGAAAATCCTTCTATAGCGGTTATCTTGACGGTTAGCCCCGTACGGCACACCCGCGATACCCTGCCACTCAATGCCGTCAGCAAATCTATCTTGAGGGTTGCTTGTCATGAACTAAGCGAGACTTTGGCCAATGTTCATTATTTCCCAGCTTACGAACTTTTACTGGATGACCTGCGCGATTATCGCTTTTATAAGCCTGACCTCATTCACCCCAACGAAACTGCGGAGCAATACATTTTTCAACGGTTTTCAGAAACTTATTTTGACGATTCTCTCAAACAATTTGTCAGAGAATGGCAAAAACTAAAGCAGGAAATGACCCACCGCCCGCTGCACCCCAACTCGGCGGCCCACAAGCAATTTCTAGAAAATTTGCTAAAAAAACTTCAAAAAATAAGAACAAACGTGGGGGTAGATGATGAAATCACATTTGTTGAACAACAACTCCAAGCGCTTGAAAATTAG
- a CDS encoding DUF5723 family protein: MKLRTLITLLFIEVFSQRVFAQEFIGQHSSNYAGINRATFNPSSIAGTRYRYHINLVSFNSTITNRYFKYFRTDALFHPFRNAYAEKDMYGKSKLTGTQTQGENINVTAELRTPSGYLGLGKNNWLVVGFQSRMRGFVQGSGVPSVIFDSYKNRLDDGLTKASTGSFKDFTFNQHSFFETGLTFAAMPIRIEGLIRVKVGATIKRFSGARNVYLNLKSANYQVRPLNQEEYVLDLSNVNYEYGYTQPVKAFGLGSLFSADYGAGTALDLGATVELGRIRNHSQDRANYILRVGAAITDAGKISYPSTGKQYSGTLNKLTINQEQIIDLGNNSVKNLETIFGKSDSRDYGYETQLPRTINIDADVQFAKSFFVNATWIKPTNTGALPTYIFQPELFSLTPRFEGEDAEFTLPVTWIHGNQNPTIGFSVRFGPAYIGFSNFGALVSRSVQPRGTLAYFGVQLWKLNEKALTKRRKR; this comes from the coding sequence ATGAAATTAAGGACATTGATTACACTTTTATTTATTGAAGTATTTTCTCAACGGGTTTTCGCTCAGGAATTTATTGGGCAGCACAGCAGCAATTACGCTGGTATCAACCGAGCAACCTTCAATCCTTCTTCAATCGCGGGGACGCGCTATCGGTACCACATCAATCTGGTGTCTTTTAATTCGACCATCACCAATCGATATTTTAAATATTTTCGGACGGATGCACTTTTTCATCCTTTCAGGAATGCCTACGCCGAAAAAGACATGTATGGAAAATCCAAACTGACTGGTACTCAAACACAAGGCGAAAATATCAATGTAACTGCTGAACTCAGAACCCCGTCGGGCTACCTGGGTTTGGGGAAAAACAATTGGCTTGTCGTGGGTTTTCAGTCGCGTATGAGAGGGTTTGTGCAAGGGTCAGGGGTTCCTTCGGTGATTTTTGATAGCTATAAAAACCGCCTTGATGATGGTCTTACGAAGGCTTCTACGGGGAGTTTTAAGGATTTTACGTTTAATCAACATTCTTTTTTTGAAACAGGACTGACCTTTGCGGCCATGCCAATACGCATTGAGGGACTGATTCGGGTCAAAGTGGGAGCAACCATTAAGCGCTTTTCGGGTGCGCGAAACGTGTACCTCAACCTCAAGAGCGCCAATTACCAAGTTCGTCCGCTGAACCAGGAAGAATACGTACTTGATTTATCGAATGTAAATTATGAATATGGCTACACTCAGCCTGTAAAAGCCTTTGGGCTAGGGAGTTTGTTTTCGGCTGATTATGGCGCAGGTACAGCCCTTGATTTGGGAGCTACGGTTGAGTTAGGGCGTATCAGAAACCATTCTCAAGACCGGGCCAATTACATTTTACGCGTTGGGGCGGCGATTACGGATGCGGGCAAAATCAGTTACCCAAGTACGGGAAAACAATACAGTGGTACGCTCAATAAGCTGACTATCAATCAGGAACAAATTATTGATTTGGGGAATAACTCAGTCAAAAATCTGGAAACAATTTTTGGTAAGTCTGATTCGCGTGACTATGGCTATGAAACTCAGCTTCCGCGTACCATCAACATAGATGCCGACGTACAGTTTGCAAAGTCTTTTTTTGTAAATGCCACTTGGATAAAACCGACCAATACTGGCGCGTTGCCAACGTATATTTTTCAACCTGAGCTGTTCTCATTGACCCCGCGTTTTGAAGGTGAAGATGCTGAATTTACCCTGCCCGTTACGTGGATACACGGCAATCAAAATCCGACCATTGGTTTTTCGGTGCGTTTTGGGCCTGCCTATATTGGTTTCAGTAATTTTGGAGCACTTGTCAGCCGAAGTGTACAGCCACGCGGCACACTTGCCTATTTTGGGGTTCAATTGTGGAAGTTGAACGAAAAAGCCCTCACGAAAAGAAGAAAAAGGTAG
- a CDS encoding serine hydrolase domain-containing protein, with amino-acid sequence MKFLLSSFLFLSFSVFSQKYDAILKKYDTFNGVVLVANQGKIEYLKGVGVANRQEGILINPQTKFRICSITKTFTAVLILQLMEEGKLQLVDKISKYLPDYQGEGKDKINLHHLLTYSSGIENLDQNNEIMYALKWPLDSIVRKYCSGKLVSEPGAQFSYKNADYILLGKIIEAITQKPFEQALKERILDKVRLKNSGLLSNGQIVKGLTNSYLYDSTAKSFMNDDPYWIENFYASGAMYSTAEDLLKFDQAIFKNQLLSKTSTELMLKSYPELWYVAYGFWVSENTFADRKIRCADRQGSISGSNTSWLHLIDENKTFIIFSNTDAVKLNDLRTELVEASLGK; translated from the coding sequence ATGAAATTTCTCCTCAGCAGCTTTTTATTCCTTTCCTTTTCTGTTTTTTCGCAGAAATACGATGCCATCCTCAAAAAATATGATACGTTTAATGGGGTAGTTTTGGTAGCAAATCAAGGTAAGATTGAGTACCTGAAAGGTGTTGGCGTGGCTAATCGTCAGGAGGGCATCTTGATAAATCCACAAACGAAATTTCGGATATGCTCTATTACCAAAACATTTACGGCGGTCCTGATTTTACAACTGATGGAAGAAGGTAAACTCCAACTCGTCGACAAAATATCGAAGTATTTGCCTGATTATCAGGGAGAAGGGAAAGATAAGATAAACCTCCATCACTTGCTTACCTACAGCTCTGGTATCGAAAATCTCGACCAAAACAACGAAATCATGTACGCCCTTAAATGGCCGTTGGACAGCATCGTTCGAAAATATTGCTCAGGTAAATTGGTCAGTGAACCGGGCGCGCAGTTTAGCTACAAAAACGCAGACTATATCCTTTTGGGGAAAATCATCGAAGCCATTACTCAAAAACCTTTTGAGCAAGCTCTAAAAGAAAGGATTTTGGATAAAGTAAGATTAAAAAATAGTGGTTTATTATCGAACGGACAAATTGTAAAAGGTTTGACAAATAGCTATTTGTACGACTCAACAGCCAAGTCATTTATGAACGATGACCCTTACTGGATTGAAAATTTTTATGCTTCAGGGGCGATGTACTCGACGGCCGAGGACTTACTCAAGTTTGACCAAGCCATTTTTAAAAATCAATTGTTGTCAAAAACAAGTACGGAGTTAATGCTGAAATCCTATCCCGAATTGTGGTACGTGGCCTACGGTTTTTGGGTAAGCGAAAACACATTTGCGGATAGAAAAATTCGGTGTGCCGACCGTCAGGGCAGTATTTCTGGGAGTAATACTTCATGGTTACATCTGATTGACGAAAATAAAACGTTCATTATTTTCAGCAACACCGACGCCGTCAAGCTCAATGACTTAAGAACGGAACTGGTAGAAGCCTCTCTCGGAAAATAA
- a CDS encoding translation initiation factor, producing MSKKQRSGIVYSTDPNFQYNDDDSDEDAETPTPNQQELKVWLERKGGGKVVTAIKGWTGKTGDMEDLAKQLKTLCGTGGTAKDREILIQGDFRDKILTWLLAKGYKAKKAGG from the coding sequence ATGTCAAAAAAGCAACGCAGCGGCATCGTTTATTCGACCGATCCCAACTTCCAATACAACGACGACGACTCGGACGAAGACGCCGAGACGCCCACGCCCAACCAGCAGGAACTTAAAGTATGGCTTGAGCGCAAAGGCGGCGGAAAAGTAGTAACCGCCATCAAAGGATGGACGGGAAAAACGGGCGACATGGAGGATTTGGCTAAGCAGCTCAAGACCCTCTGCGGCACGGGCGGCACCGCCAAAGACCGCGAAATTTTAATTCAGGGAGATTTCAGAGACAAGATTCTGACGTGGCTGTTGGCCAAAGGCTACAAAGCAAAAAAAGCAGGAGGTTAA
- a CDS encoding GIN domain-containing protein codes for MKKLLIIIAILSAVSCSTQAQRGPLKGTGKVVSKSFDIRDFDKINLEDLDGKIEVEIGKPFSVKIEIDENLEPLLQVSKEEKEGVLTIGLKGNFNNKLYVEDTRIKVKVTMPEASVVQHRGNSTLHVSGVVGRYFRLENAGNGDVLLQGSIDELDIKKNGNGEVKAQSLVAKTAKVKSYGNGNVRVNVQISLTAHGSGNNSVMQFGPGRIEPISGIIGNGEVRKM; via the coding sequence ATGAAAAAGTTATTAATCATTATTGCTATTTTGAGTGCTGTATCCTGCTCTACACAAGCCCAGCGCGGGCCGTTAAAGGGCACGGGAAAAGTCGTTTCGAAGAGCTTCGATATTCGGGATTTTGACAAGATTAATCTGGAAGATTTGGATGGAAAGATTGAAGTGGAAATCGGCAAACCATTTTCCGTTAAAATCGAAATTGATGAAAATTTAGAGCCTTTATTGCAAGTCAGTAAAGAAGAAAAAGAGGGTGTGCTGACGATTGGTTTGAAGGGAAACTTCAACAACAAACTCTACGTGGAAGACACGCGCATAAAAGTAAAGGTGACTATGCCTGAGGCCTCCGTGGTTCAGCACCGTGGCAACAGCACTTTGCACGTTTCGGGGGTTGTCGGACGGTATTTTCGACTGGAAAATGCGGGGAACGGTGACGTCTTGCTGCAAGGGAGCATTGATGAACTCGATATCAAAAAGAACGGGAACGGAGAGGTAAAGGCGCAGAGCCTGGTGGCTAAAACGGCAAAAGTAAAAAGCTACGGGAATGGCAACGTGAGAGTAAATGTTCAAATATCGCTTACGGCGCACGGTTCGGGCAATAATAGCGTCATGCAATTTGGACCTGGGAGAATTGAACCTATTTCTGGGATAATCGGCAACGGAGAGGTTAGAAAAATGTAG
- a CDS encoding leucine-rich repeat domain-containing protein translates to MKSLADLLAPLSDPTDRLRLDAFGQTYATPEHLWLARCAAFPVALTTDLLYKIWLNFRQTDTGETVDIPINAVGDILLSPLCHEIGYDLYEMYPEARAVLWQSLSPDTVASLAEFTLRYLDFCRDKVPSEAFAEAQRISAEVILNPQKIAAFLGKLLSERKTNLGSKIMAEYVLSWVKNRNQWANQKGSVTTAQRDSLSDLAQIAEGIQQYEKGEITEAKATFSSIAHLLQAPRTGGFNVPIAKEIWQSLPINAPAEQPKGKIYAVLVGIDEYDDGLLNKQFNGCVNDVLSWQLLLKERFQSESTVSLTNSKATKRAIINALQDIFNKLQADDTLFFTFSGHAYNKELPHLLATYDTDAAQKGSYLSENEFRSLISQTGSQNPFVTVILDTHAGSSGWIDTNNEKHILLAATANGEISMEVDKKGLLTATLQSILDENKYYPITYQKLIRESFRKIKKANYKQTPQLFGHYNAITLTFLANSLFYDTYWHELLAVCGYSNSENKTIKVTAQDIADEFGPEMTVGNINSILEKYALLKGAEKLKVVRISSEMSVRQIPLFRREYLKSLPYEVEIKDISLFYAPSRAGLKDSMGYQEEIEDDLSSLQDAHIIVFVLNRALVNDFTRHTAIAPVINHLRRFEYKVVCSILWEDCDRGETALRDYPVFSLRQPLSQALFQKYNFAPEVEREIEEYYQDWQPVINKWITDLAALGFEKELKERIEKAKQTQELDLSGMGFEKLPEAVWELEVLKIIDLYNNKLSELPERLTQFRSLEKLFASKNPITSLPLFLSDLPNLRVLKIDDAQITEFPNWLCKHPALEDISLENNHIEIIPSALKELPKLRLFDFRGNPVINLPVLLFKAYKDNLKEYISTLLLTSFTETINMTDEAVLFLETNKTGEMNTISQLLGDTIDILNTSKNNYDAIYHLPSVTYRPLIVHIPQNNLSEEEIQKLSKLFLEYPTSTIFFLNFSNSKRLAELLYQQKHSPIIAFEGELDEETASNAVRYFYTEYQESKNAASAFQYMILKLPETSSQGLYTLYRY, encoded by the coding sequence ATGAAATCCCTCGCCGACCTTTTAGCACCCCTTTCCGACCCAACTGACCGCTTGCGACTGGATGCATTCGGACAAACGTATGCCACGCCCGAACATCTTTGGCTGGCGCGTTGTGCGGCTTTTCCCGTGGCACTTACAACGGATTTGCTCTACAAGATCTGGCTCAATTTTCGACAAACCGATACGGGCGAAACGGTAGACATTCCCATCAATGCTGTGGGGGATATTCTGCTCTCGCCCTTATGCCACGAGATTGGGTATGATTTGTACGAAATGTATCCCGAGGCGCGAGCCGTACTTTGGCAAAGTCTTTCTCCCGACACGGTTGCTTCATTGGCCGAGTTTACGTTGCGCTATTTGGATTTTTGTCGCGACAAAGTTCCTTCCGAAGCCTTTGCCGAAGCCCAGCGAATTAGTGCAGAAGTCATATTAAATCCTCAAAAAATAGCTGCATTTTTAGGTAAGTTGCTTTCAGAACGAAAAACCAACCTCGGAAGCAAAATCATGGCTGAATATGTGTTAAGTTGGGTCAAAAACCGTAATCAATGGGCCAACCAGAAGGGGTCAGTAACAACCGCCCAACGCGATTCTCTATCGGATTTAGCTCAAATCGCCGAGGGCATCCAACAATACGAAAAAGGAGAAATTACGGAAGCGAAAGCCACTTTTTCCTCCATTGCTCATTTACTCCAAGCCCCGCGCACTGGTGGATTTAACGTGCCTATCGCCAAAGAAATCTGGCAAAGTTTACCTATCAATGCTCCTGCTGAACAGCCCAAGGGGAAGATTTATGCGGTGTTGGTGGGGATTGATGAGTATGATGACGGACTATTAAACAAACAATTTAATGGCTGCGTTAATGACGTTTTGTCTTGGCAACTTTTGTTAAAAGAACGTTTTCAGAGTGAATCAACAGTTTCTTTGACAAATAGTAAAGCTACAAAAAGAGCTATTATCAATGCTTTACAGGATATTTTTAACAAGCTACAAGCTGATGATACTTTGTTTTTCACCTTTTCCGGGCACGCTTACAACAAAGAGTTACCCCATTTATTAGCTACCTACGATACCGATGCCGCACAAAAGGGAAGCTATCTTTCTGAAAATGAGTTCAGGTCACTCATTTCACAAACTGGTTCTCAGAACCCCTTTGTTACCGTAATTTTAGATACTCACGCAGGCAGTTCGGGGTGGATTGATACGAATAACGAAAAACACATTTTACTGGCCGCAACTGCGAATGGGGAAATATCAATGGAGGTTGATAAGAAAGGGCTTCTTACCGCTACATTACAAAGTATACTAGATGAAAATAAGTACTATCCTATTACTTATCAAAAACTGATTAGAGAGAGTTTTCGAAAAATAAAAAAAGCCAACTACAAGCAAACACCTCAACTCTTCGGTCATTATAATGCAATTACATTGACATTCTTAGCGAATAGTCTATTTTATGATACTTATTGGCACGAGTTGTTGGCAGTTTGTGGATATTCAAACAGTGAAAATAAAACCATTAAAGTAACTGCCCAAGATATTGCTGACGAATTTGGTCCCGAAATGACAGTAGGCAATATCAATTCAATCCTCGAAAAATACGCCCTACTTAAAGGCGCCGAAAAACTTAAAGTCGTTCGCATTTCTTCCGAAATGAGCGTTCGGCAAATTCCTCTTTTCCGAAGGGAATACCTCAAAAGTTTGCCGTATGAAGTTGAAATCAAAGACATCAGTCTGTTTTATGCTCCAAGTCGGGCAGGCTTGAAAGACAGCATGGGCTATCAGGAAGAAATTGAGGATGATCTGTCGTCACTTCAAGATGCTCACATTATCGTTTTTGTGCTTAACCGCGCTTTAGTCAATGATTTTACAAGACACACTGCTATCGCTCCTGTTATCAATCATTTAAGACGTTTTGAGTACAAAGTCGTTTGCTCTATTCTGTGGGAAGATTGTGACCGTGGTGAGACAGCATTGAGAGATTATCCCGTTTTTTCTTTACGCCAGCCTTTATCCCAAGCCCTTTTTCAGAAATACAATTTTGCACCCGAAGTGGAACGAGAAATTGAAGAATATTATCAAGATTGGCAGCCTGTCATTAATAAATGGATAACGGATTTAGCGGCGTTGGGCTTTGAAAAGGAATTGAAAGAGCGCATCGAAAAAGCCAAACAAACGCAGGAGTTGGATTTAAGTGGCATGGGCTTTGAAAAATTACCCGAAGCTGTATGGGAATTAGAAGTACTGAAAATCATTGATTTATACAACAACAAACTCTCTGAACTTCCCGAAAGACTGACGCAATTTCGGTCGTTGGAAAAACTGTTTGCGAGCAAAAACCCCATCACTTCGTTGCCTCTATTTCTATCCGATTTACCCAACCTTCGGGTATTGAAAATAGACGATGCGCAAATCACTGAATTTCCCAATTGGCTGTGCAAACATCCTGCGCTGGAAGATATTTCGTTGGAAAATAATCACATTGAAATTATCCCATCGGCCTTAAAAGAGTTGCCAAAATTGAGATTGTTTGATTTTAGGGGGAATCCGGTGATTAATTTACCTGTATTGCTGTTCAAGGCTTACAAGGACAACTTAAAGGAGTATATTTCTACACTTTTACTAACTTCATTCACAGAAACAATTAATATGACTGACGAGGCTGTATTATTTCTTGAGACTAACAAAACTGGCGAGATGAATACTATAAGCCAACTTTTAGGAGATACAATAGATATATTAAACACTTCAAAAAATAATTATGATGCTATATATCACCTCCCATCTGTGACCTACAGGCCTTTAATCGTCCATATACCTCAAAATAACTTATCGGAAGAGGAAATTCAAAAACTATCAAAACTCTTCCTAGAATACCCCACCAGCACTATTTTCTTCCTAAATTTCAGTAACTCCAAACGATTAGCCGAGCTGCTCTACCAACAAAAACACTCGCCTATTATCGCTTTTGAAGGAGAATTGGACGAAGAAACAGCCAGCAATGCCGTTCGTTATTTTTATACAGAATATCAGGAAAGTAAAAACGCTGCCTCGGCTTTTCAATACATGATATTAAAGTTACCAGAAACATCTTCCCAAGGCCTTTATACGCTTTATCGATACTGA
- a CDS encoding helix-turn-helix domain-containing protein gives MSIYQTPLQFGYFLALLFAVLLWLRGWQEERLSDKLLGWVMFFLAMEIQDYTFGFSGINILWEKFEGFPRYFHLAFAPTIYFYLKAQINRDFRFKAAHLWHYSFYSIYFLVNFVVFVQGKKTVDTFRSSELAYWLGWLESLAIWGSYIYYFYQSLRLYKEYRRWAETQFSDTETISFVWLRNFIYLIIAGEVFKFGWSIADRVLGDLPFEQDWWWHLLTVAIICYVGIKGYTQHQPNKLLFRGNPLEVNALSLENVPSTPISLHPTVPNNDYSEWKPKIEQLFKEQKLYLEPELSLSDLATKLKTNTSVLSAAINQNFGKNFNDFVNEYRVEEVKRLLKDPANAHLSLLGVALECGFNSKSTFNRAFKKFTGQSPKEFV, from the coding sequence ATGTCAATCTATCAAACGCCTCTACAATTCGGCTACTTTTTAGCGTTACTATTTGCGGTTTTACTTTGGTTGCGCGGTTGGCAGGAAGAGCGACTTTCTGACAAACTCTTGGGATGGGTTATGTTCTTTCTGGCCATGGAGATTCAGGATTATACCTTTGGTTTTTCGGGTATCAATATTCTTTGGGAAAAATTTGAGGGATTTCCGCGTTATTTTCATCTTGCCTTTGCGCCCACAATTTATTTTTACCTGAAAGCCCAAATCAACCGTGATTTTCGATTCAAAGCCGCCCATTTGTGGCATTATTCGTTTTATTCCATTTACTTTCTGGTTAATTTCGTGGTCTTTGTGCAGGGAAAAAAAACGGTGGATACCTTTCGAAGTTCAGAATTGGCGTATTGGTTGGGTTGGCTGGAGAGCCTTGCCATTTGGGGTTCGTACATTTATTATTTTTATCAATCGCTGCGTCTCTACAAAGAATACCGCCGTTGGGCCGAAACCCAATTTTCGGACACCGAGACCATTAGTTTTGTGTGGCTTCGCAATTTTATTTACCTCATCATTGCGGGGGAGGTATTCAAATTTGGCTGGTCTATTGCCGACCGCGTCTTGGGTGATTTGCCCTTTGAGCAGGATTGGTGGTGGCACCTGCTCACAGTGGCAATTATCTGCTATGTAGGCATAAAAGGATATACCCAGCATCAGCCCAACAAGTTGCTATTTCGGGGAAACCCCTTAGAAGTTAATGCGTTATCTTTGGAAAACGTGCCTTCTACGCCGATAAGCCTCCACCCAACCGTACCAAACAATGATTATTCGGAATGGAAACCTAAGATTGAACAACTGTTTAAAGAACAAAAGCTGTACCTTGAACCTGAACTTTCGTTGAGCGATTTGGCGACCAAACTCAAAACCAATACCTCCGTGTTGTCGGCGGCCATCAATCAAAATTTTGGCAAAAACTTCAATGATTTCGTCAACGAATACCGCGTGGAAGAAGTCAAGCGCTTACTCAAAGACCCTGCCAACGCGCATTTGTCGCTGTTGGGCGTAGCGCTGGAATGCGGCTTCAATTCCAAATCCACTTTCAATCGGGCCTTTAAGAAATTTACGGGGCAATCGCCCAAGGAGTTTGTGTAG